One region of Streptomyces sp. NBC_00442 genomic DNA includes:
- a CDS encoding methionine ABC transporter ATP-binding protein, with protein MITTTGLTKVYQSRGRDITALDGVDLHVREGEVYGVIGQSGAGKSSLIRCVNLLERPTSGTVTVDGVDLTALAGRGRRAGKDLRRARSRIGMVFQHFNLLSSRTVQDNIELPLEILGVSGKERSRKALDLLDLVGLADRAKAYPAQLSGGQKQRVGIARALAGDPKVLLSDEATSALDPETTRSILQLLRDLNQQLGLTVLLITHEMDVVKTICDSAALMQKGRVIESGTVTELLATPGSELAAELFPVSGGATGPEHTVIDVTFHGDAATQPVISQLSRTYNIDISILGAAMDTVAGRQIGRMRIELPGRYEENVVPIGFLREQGLQVDIVDDSAGNGGQALDLVKEGAK; from the coding sequence GTGATCACCACAACGGGCCTGACCAAGGTCTACCAGTCGCGCGGACGAGATATCACCGCGCTCGACGGCGTCGACCTGCACGTCCGCGAGGGCGAGGTCTACGGCGTCATCGGCCAGAGCGGCGCCGGCAAGTCCTCCCTCATCCGCTGCGTCAACCTCCTGGAGCGCCCCACTTCCGGCACGGTCACCGTCGACGGCGTCGACCTCACCGCCCTCGCCGGCCGCGGCCGGCGCGCGGGCAAGGACCTGCGCCGGGCCCGCTCCCGCATCGGCATGGTCTTCCAGCACTTCAACCTGCTGTCCTCGCGCACCGTGCAGGACAACATCGAGCTGCCCCTGGAGATCCTCGGCGTCTCCGGCAAGGAGCGCTCACGCAAGGCCCTCGACCTGCTCGACCTGGTGGGGCTCGCCGACCGGGCCAAGGCCTACCCCGCCCAGCTCTCCGGCGGCCAGAAGCAGCGCGTCGGCATCGCCCGCGCCCTGGCCGGCGACCCCAAGGTGCTGCTCTCCGACGAGGCGACCAGCGCCCTCGACCCGGAGACCACCCGCTCGATCCTCCAGCTCCTTCGCGACCTCAACCAGCAGCTCGGCCTCACCGTCCTGCTCATCACGCACGAGATGGACGTCGTCAAGACGATCTGCGACTCGGCGGCCCTGATGCAGAAGGGCCGCGTCATCGAGTCCGGCACGGTGACCGAACTGCTCGCCACCCCCGGCTCCGAACTCGCGGCCGAACTCTTCCCGGTGAGCGGCGGCGCCACCGGCCCCGAGCACACCGTCATCGACGTCACCTTCCACGGCGACGCGGCCACCCAGCCCGTCATCTCGCAGCTTTCGCGGACGTACAACATCGACATCTCGATCCTCGGCGCGGCCATGGACACCGTCGCGGGCCGGCAGATCGGCCGCATGCGGATCGAACTGCCCGGCCGCTACGAGGAGAACGTCGTCCCCATCGGCTTCCTGCGCGAGCAGGGCCTCCAGGTGGACATCGTGGACGACAGCGCCGGCAACGGCGGCCAGGCGCTCGACCTGGTGAAGGAAGGTGCCAAGTGA
- a CDS encoding MetQ/NlpA family ABC transporter substrate-binding protein, whose product MRNNTKITAAALVTAALAVGLTACGSSSDPKAGGKADESKALVVAASPTPHGDILKFVKDNLAAKAGLKLEVKEFTDYVLPNTATEQGQVDANFFQHKPYLDDFNKKNGTHIVPVVDVELEPLGVYSHKVKSLKDLTSGQTVAVPNDTTNEGRALQLLAANGVITLKDGAGSGAKLSDIKDSKGLKFKELEAATLPRALNDVDAAVINGNYAIEANLKPAKDALALEKADGNPYANFLAVKQGNENDPRVQKLAKLLNSDEVKKFINDKYAGSVVPAFGPAK is encoded by the coding sequence GTGCGCAACAACACCAAGATCACCGCTGCCGCCCTCGTCACCGCCGCCCTCGCCGTCGGCCTCACCGCCTGCGGCTCGTCCTCGGACCCGAAGGCGGGCGGCAAGGCCGACGAGTCCAAGGCGCTCGTCGTCGCGGCGTCCCCCACGCCGCACGGCGACATCCTCAAGTTCGTCAAGGACAACCTGGCGGCCAAGGCCGGACTCAAGCTGGAGGTGAAGGAGTTCACGGACTACGTCCTGCCCAACACCGCCACCGAGCAGGGCCAGGTCGACGCCAACTTCTTCCAGCACAAGCCCTACCTGGACGACTTCAACAAGAAGAACGGCACCCACATCGTGCCCGTCGTCGACGTGGAGCTGGAGCCGCTCGGCGTCTACTCGCACAAGGTCAAGTCCCTCAAGGACCTCACCTCCGGCCAGACCGTCGCCGTCCCCAACGACACCACCAACGAGGGCCGCGCCCTCCAACTCCTCGCCGCCAACGGCGTGATCACCCTGAAGGACGGCGCCGGCTCCGGTGCCAAGCTCTCCGACATCAAGGACAGCAAGGGCCTGAAGTTCAAGGAGCTGGAGGCCGCCACGCTGCCCCGCGCCCTCAACGACGTGGACGCCGCGGTCATCAACGGCAACTACGCGATCGAGGCGAACCTGAAGCCCGCCAAGGACGCCCTCGCCCTGGAGAAGGCGGACGGCAACCCCTACGCCAACTTCCTCGCCGTCAAGCAGGGCAACGAGAACGACCCGCGCGTCCAGAAGCTCGCCAAGCTCCTGAACTCCGACGAGGTCAAGAAGTTCATCAACGACAAGTACGCGGGCTCCGTCGTCCCGGCCTTCGGCCCCGCCAAGTAG
- a CDS encoding glycerophosphodiester phosphodiesterase, with protein sequence MTDGERMSPGRRAVLGAAGAAALGTAATGLAGAPAAAAQNRGGGPAGYRGLPVPYVIGHRGTAGYRPEHTLGSYQHALDLGAHVIEQDVVPTKDGHLVCRHENDISATTDVSAHPEFASRRTTKSIDGTAVTGWFTEDFTLAELKTLRAKERIPGNRQHNTLYDGRWDVSTFEEVLRWAEAQGRRLGRRIWLHSETKHPTYFRGIGLPLEERVASLLRRYGRHRADSPQFLQSFEPSSIQRLTKLVDTPSVVLLSNAGTKPWDFVVDGDPRTVDDLVAPAGLRWIASYAQGIGPTLDLIIPKDAEGRLTRPTTLVRDAHARGLILHPYTMRNENTFLPAEYRRGTDPNAYGDAFGAFRTYFATGIDAVFSDNADTALLAAADFRER encoded by the coding sequence ATGACTGACGGTGAGCGGATGAGCCCCGGGCGGCGCGCCGTGCTCGGTGCGGCGGGCGCGGCCGCGCTCGGCACGGCGGCCACGGGCCTCGCGGGCGCGCCGGCCGCCGCCGCGCAGAACCGCGGCGGCGGCCCGGCCGGCTACCGCGGCCTGCCCGTGCCGTACGTCATCGGGCACCGCGGCACCGCCGGATACCGGCCCGAGCACACGCTCGGTTCCTACCAGCACGCCCTCGACCTCGGCGCCCACGTCATCGAGCAGGACGTGGTGCCCACCAAGGACGGGCACCTGGTCTGCCGGCACGAGAACGACATCTCGGCCACCACCGACGTCTCCGCGCACCCCGAGTTCGCCTCCCGCCGCACCACCAAGAGCATCGACGGGACCGCCGTCACGGGATGGTTCACCGAGGACTTCACGCTCGCCGAACTGAAGACGCTGCGCGCCAAGGAGCGCATCCCGGGCAACCGCCAGCACAACACCCTCTACGACGGCCGCTGGGACGTGTCCACCTTCGAGGAAGTGCTGCGCTGGGCCGAAGCGCAGGGCCGCCGCCTCGGCCGCCGGATCTGGCTGCACTCCGAGACCAAGCACCCCACCTATTTCCGCGGCATCGGGCTGCCCCTGGAGGAGCGCGTCGCCTCCCTGCTGCGCCGCTACGGGCGCCACCGCGCCGACTCCCCGCAGTTCCTCCAGTCCTTCGAGCCCAGCAGCATCCAGCGCCTGACGAAACTGGTCGACACCCCGTCGGTGGTGCTGCTCTCCAACGCGGGCACCAAGCCCTGGGACTTCGTGGTCGACGGCGATCCGCGCACCGTGGACGACCTCGTCGCGCCGGCCGGGCTGCGGTGGATCGCCTCCTACGCCCAGGGCATCGGCCCCACCCTCGACCTGATCATCCCCAAGGACGCCGAAGGAAGGCTGACCCGGCCGACCACGCTCGTCCGCGACGCGCACGCGCGGGGCCTGATCCTGCACCCCTACACCATGCGCAACGAGAACACCTTCCTGCCCGCCGAGTACCGGCGCGGCACCGACCCCAACGCCTACGGCGACGCGTTCGGTGCCTTCAGGACGTACTTCGCGACCGGCATCGACGCGGTGTTCTCCGACAACGCCGACACCGCACTGCTCGCCGCCGCCGATTTCCGCGAGCGCTGA
- the argH gene encoding argininosuccinate lyase, with product MSSNNGDVRLWGARFADGPAEALAKLSASVHFDWRLAPYDIAGSRAHARVLHTAGLLTADELRRMLAGLDQLANDVTDGTFVGTIADEDCHTALERGLLERLGPDLGGKLRAGRSRNDQVATLFRMYLRDHARIIGGLIAELQDALVGLAEAHPDVAMPGRTHLQHAQPVLFAHHVLAHVQSLSRDAERLRQWDERTAVSPYGSGALAGSSLGLDPEAVAADLGFEHGSVGNSIDGTASRDFVAEFAFITAMIGVNLSRIAEEIIIWNTKEFSFVTLHDAFSTGSSIMPQKKNPDIAELARGKSGRLIGNLTGLMATLKALPLAYNRDLQEDKEPVFDSCDQLEVLLPAFTGMMATLTVNRERMEELAPAGFSLATDIAEWLVKQGVPFRVAHEVAGECVKVCEAHGIELDQLTDEQFAKISEHLTPEVRTVLNVKGALASRSGRGGTAPSAVAVQLAEIKADLTVQHAWADAKK from the coding sequence GTGAGCAGCAACAACGGTGACGTCCGGCTCTGGGGCGCCCGGTTCGCCGACGGTCCCGCCGAGGCGCTGGCGAAGCTGTCCGCCTCGGTCCACTTCGACTGGCGGCTCGCCCCGTACGACATCGCGGGCTCCCGCGCCCACGCCCGGGTGCTCCACACGGCGGGCCTGCTCACCGCCGACGAGCTCCGGCGGATGCTCGCGGGCCTCGACCAGCTGGCGAACGACGTCACCGACGGCACGTTCGTCGGCACCATCGCCGACGAGGACTGCCACACCGCCCTGGAGCGCGGCCTCCTGGAGCGCCTCGGCCCCGACCTCGGCGGCAAGCTCCGCGCCGGCCGGTCCCGCAACGACCAGGTCGCCACCCTCTTCCGGATGTACCTGCGCGACCACGCCCGGATCATCGGCGGCCTGATCGCCGAGCTCCAGGACGCCCTCGTCGGGCTCGCCGAGGCGCACCCGGACGTCGCCATGCCCGGCCGTACGCACCTCCAGCACGCCCAGCCGGTCCTCTTCGCCCACCATGTGCTCGCCCACGTCCAGTCGCTCTCCCGGGACGCCGAGCGGCTGCGGCAGTGGGACGAGCGGACCGCGGTGTCGCCGTACGGCTCCGGCGCGCTGGCCGGCTCCTCGCTCGGCCTCGACCCGGAGGCGGTCGCCGCCGACCTCGGCTTCGAGCACGGCTCGGTCGGCAACTCCATCGACGGCACGGCCTCGCGTGACTTCGTCGCCGAGTTCGCCTTCATCACCGCGATGATCGGCGTGAACCTGTCGCGGATCGCCGAGGAGATCATCATCTGGAACACGAAGGAGTTCTCCTTCGTGACCCTGCACGACGCCTTCTCCACCGGGTCGTCGATCATGCCGCAGAAGAAGAACCCGGACATCGCGGAGCTCGCGCGGGGCAAGTCGGGCCGCCTCATCGGCAACCTCACCGGCCTGATGGCGACCCTGAAGGCGCTCCCGCTCGCTTACAACCGCGACCTCCAGGAGGACAAGGAGCCGGTCTTCGACTCCTGCGACCAGCTGGAGGTGCTGCTGCCCGCCTTCACCGGAATGATGGCCACGCTCACCGTCAACCGGGAACGCATGGAGGAGCTCGCCCCGGCCGGCTTCTCGCTCGCCACCGACATCGCCGAGTGGCTGGTCAAGCAGGGCGTGCCGTTCCGGGTGGCGCACGAGGTCGCGGGGGAGTGCGTCAAGGTGTGCGAAGCCCACGGCATCGAACTCGACCAGCTCACCGACGAGCAGTTCGCGAAGATCTCGGAGCACCTCACCCCCGAGGTCCGTACGGTCCTCAACGTCAAGGGTGCACTCGCCTCCCGCAGCGGCCGCGGCGGCACGGCTCCCTCGGCCGTCGCCGTCCAACTCGCCGAGATCAAGGCCGACTTGACGGTGCAGCACGCCTGGGCGGACGCGAAGAAGTAG
- a CDS encoding lysophospholipid acyltransferase family protein, producing the protein MRLMFRPQVEGAENIPGTGPVILAGNHVTFIDSIVLPIVCDRQVSFIGKDEYVTGKGLKGRLMAWFFTGVGMIPVDRDGANGGVAALMTGRRILEDGRMFGIYPEGTRSPDGRLYRGRTGVARLTLMTGAPVVPFAMVGTDKLQPGGAGMPRPGKVTVRFGEPMEFSRYEGMDRDRYVLRAVTDSVMAEVMRLSGQEYVDMYATKAKAA; encoded by the coding sequence ATGCGCCTGATGTTCCGCCCACAGGTGGAAGGCGCCGAGAACATCCCGGGCACCGGTCCAGTCATCCTCGCCGGCAACCACGTGACCTTCATCGATTCGATCGTGCTGCCCATCGTGTGCGACCGGCAGGTGTCCTTCATCGGCAAGGACGAGTACGTCACGGGCAAGGGGCTCAAGGGCCGGCTGATGGCCTGGTTCTTCACCGGCGTCGGCATGATCCCGGTCGACCGGGACGGCGCCAACGGGGGTGTCGCGGCGCTGATGACCGGCCGCCGCATCCTGGAGGACGGCCGGATGTTCGGCATCTACCCGGAGGGCACCCGCTCCCCCGACGGGCGCCTGTACCGCGGCCGGACGGGCGTCGCCCGGCTCACCCTGATGACGGGCGCGCCCGTCGTCCCCTTCGCGATGGTCGGCACGGACAAGTTGCAGCCGGGCGGTGCGGGGATGCCGCGGCCCGGCAAGGTCACGGTTCGCTTCGGTGAGCCGATGGAGTTCTCGCGGTACGAGGGGATGGACCGGGACCGCTACGTTCTGCGGGCCGTCACGGATTCGGTGATGGCGGAGGTCATGCGGCTGTCCGGCCAGGAGTACGTGGACATGTACGCCACCAAGGCCAAGGCGGCCTGA
- a CDS encoding arginine repressor, producing the protein MTDEAQDFEPGGPAVPQTRTARHRRIVDILNRQPVRSQSQLAKLLADDGLSVTQATLSRDLDELGAVKIRNTGGELIYAVPSEGGFRTPKAPLGESAKEERMRRLSAELLISAEASANLVVLRTPPGAAQFLASAIDQAELHDILGTIAGDDTLMLISRDPTGGQALADHLLRLAQSDHR; encoded by the coding sequence ATGACCGACGAGGCGCAGGACTTCGAGCCGGGCGGCCCCGCCGTACCGCAGACCCGCACCGCCCGCCACCGCCGGATCGTGGACATCCTCAACCGGCAGCCGGTGCGGTCCCAGAGCCAGCTCGCCAAGCTGCTCGCGGACGACGGGCTGAGCGTCACCCAGGCGACGCTCTCGCGCGACCTCGACGAACTGGGCGCGGTGAAGATCCGCAACACCGGCGGTGAGCTGATCTACGCGGTGCCCAGCGAGGGCGGTTTCCGCACGCCCAAGGCGCCGCTCGGGGAGTCCGCCAAGGAGGAGCGGATGCGCCGGCTCTCCGCCGAGCTGCTGATCTCCGCCGAGGCCTCCGCCAACCTGGTGGTGCTGCGCACCCCGCCCGGCGCCGCTCAATTCCTCGCCTCGGCCATCGACCAGGCCGAACTGCACGACATCCTCGGCACGATCGCGGGTGACGACACGCTGATGCTGATCAGCCGCGACCCCACGGGCGGCCAGGCGCTTGCCGACCATCTGCTGCGCCTGGCCCAGAGCGACCACCGCTGA
- a CDS encoding TetR/AcrR family transcriptional regulator — protein MTVDRDQVLRTAAALLTRKATATMDEVARAAGIGRATLHRHFAGREALVRALEELGIRELEAALAAARLEDGAAADALRRLVAEVEPVAGLLAFLVTENQLFEGEEMNEGWARIDARVSALFRRGQERGEFRIDLTPAWLTEALYGLIGAGAWSVQDGRVAAKDFQYMIAELLLGGVRRSVEK, from the coding sequence ATGACCGTGGACCGAGACCAGGTACTCCGCACCGCCGCCGCCCTCCTCACCCGCAAAGCGACCGCCACCATGGACGAGGTCGCCCGCGCCGCGGGCATCGGCAGGGCCACCCTGCACCGGCACTTCGCCGGACGGGAGGCCCTCGTCAGAGCGCTGGAGGAACTCGGCATCCGCGAGCTGGAGGCCGCACTCGCCGCCGCCCGGCTGGAGGACGGAGCGGCCGCGGACGCGCTGCGCCGCTTGGTCGCCGAGGTCGAACCCGTCGCCGGCCTCCTCGCCTTCCTCGTCACCGAGAACCAGCTCTTCGAGGGCGAGGAGATGAACGAGGGCTGGGCCCGCATCGACGCCCGGGTCTCCGCGCTCTTCCGGCGCGGACAGGAACGGGGCGAGTTCCGCATCGACCTCACCCCCGCCTGGCTCACCGAGGCCCTGTACGGGCTGATCGGCGCCGGCGCCTGGTCCGTGCAGGACGGCCGGGTCGCCGCCAAGGACTTCCAGTACATGATCGCCGAGTTGCTGCTCGGCGGTGTACGGCGGAGCGTGGAGAAGTGA
- a CDS encoding GNAT family N-acetyltransferase, with product MGMSVTISAAGAQDAEQIMKLQYLCYQSEAELYGDYSIEPLTQTLEDLRGELSTGYALVARLGDEIIASVRGRVDASGTGRIDKLIVHPRMRGHGLGGRLLDAIEAHFTARLDAKRFQLFTGHRSESNLRLYRRHGYATVATEAVSKRLSLITLEKDVAAQEFVASA from the coding sequence ATGGGCATGAGCGTGACCATCTCTGCGGCCGGCGCACAGGATGCCGAGCAGATAATGAAGCTGCAGTACCTGTGCTACCAGAGCGAGGCCGAGCTCTACGGCGACTACTCGATCGAGCCCCTGACCCAGACCCTTGAGGACCTGCGGGGCGAACTGTCCACGGGATACGCCCTGGTGGCCAGGCTCGGCGACGAGATCATCGCGTCGGTGCGGGGCCGGGTGGACGCATCCGGCACCGGGCGCATCGACAAGCTCATCGTGCACCCGCGGATGCGGGGCCACGGCCTGGGCGGCCGCCTCCTGGACGCCATCGAGGCGCACTTCACGGCTCGGCTCGACGCCAAGCGCTTCCAGCTCTTCACCGGCCACCGCAGCGAGTCGAACCTGCGGCTGTACCGCAGGCACGGCTACGCGACCGTGGCCACGGAGGCCGTGAGCAAGCGGCTCTCCCTGATCACCCTCGAAAAGGACGTGGCGGCCCAGGAGTTCGTCGCCAGCGCCTAG
- a CDS encoding L,D-transpeptidase family protein: MRLAALLLASLLVPLATPGPSPAPLPERMASTGGGSQLLTAEAAGIDATTGLLTWWDLRDGHWVAAGSAPARFGAKGLVEGDARVQGTDTTPTGLYALPYAFGVAAAPPGTRYPYRRATDRSWWCEDNESRAYNRWVEGLPADCRAGESEHLTAYASQYARALVVGFNYERPVRGRGAGIFLHVNGRGATAGCVSVPAEAMDRVLAWAVPGRRPHIAIGTDTGPTALTGY, from the coding sequence ATGCGCCTCGCTGCTCTGCTCCTCGCGTCCCTGCTGGTTCCGCTCGCCACGCCCGGCCCCTCGCCCGCGCCGCTGCCCGAGCGGATGGCGAGCACCGGCGGGGGCAGCCAGCTCCTGACCGCCGAGGCCGCCGGGATCGACGCGACCACCGGCCTGCTGACCTGGTGGGACCTGCGCGACGGGCACTGGGTGGCGGCGGGCTCGGCCCCCGCCAGGTTCGGCGCGAAGGGGCTGGTCGAGGGCGACGCGCGGGTCCAGGGCACCGACACCACACCGACCGGCCTGTACGCCCTTCCGTACGCCTTCGGGGTGGCGGCCGCCCCGCCCGGCACCCGCTATCCCTACCGGCGCGCCACCGACCGGTCGTGGTGGTGCGAGGACAACGAGTCCCGCGCCTACAACCGCTGGGTGGAGGGCCTGCCGGCGGACTGCCGGGCGGGCGAGTCCGAGCACCTGACGGCGTACGCGAGCCAGTACGCCCGCGCCCTGGTCGTCGGCTTCAACTACGAGCGCCCGGTGCGCGGCCGGGGCGCCGGGATCTTCCTGCACGTCAACGGGCGCGGCGCGACCGCCGGCTGTGTGTCGGTGCCCGCCGAGGCCATGGACCGGGTGCTTGCCTGGGCCGTCCCGGGGCGCCGCCCGCACATCGCGATCGGCACGGACACCGGCCCGACCGCGCTCACCGGATACTGA
- a CDS encoding sigma-70 family RNA polymerase sigma factor: protein MAAAETGFGGGRVPLGMDLVTELSPLVAAEAAAEASGTGVDADDLEQAVWLRLLERQPEDRPVPARWVRTAVRAEARRARRVRRQESPYAGERAADPGPGPELAAISAERRRVLHAAVRRTPGNCPRLLTALLSPEDPTYREIAGELDISQGSLGPMRSRCLGCLRRMLAAEVAAPERGGKER from the coding sequence GTGGCCGCCGCCGAAACCGGGTTCGGCGGCGGGCGCGTCCCGCTCGGCATGGATCTCGTCACAGAGCTCAGCCCGCTCGTCGCCGCCGAGGCCGCCGCGGAGGCCTCCGGCACCGGAGTCGACGCCGACGACCTCGAACAGGCCGTCTGGCTCAGGCTGTTGGAGCGGCAGCCCGAGGACAGGCCGGTCCCGGCCCGCTGGGTGCGCACCGCCGTGCGGGCCGAGGCCCGCCGGGCCCGGCGGGTGCGGCGCCAGGAGAGCCCGTACGCGGGCGAGCGCGCGGCCGATCCGGGCCCGGGGCCCGAACTCGCCGCCATCAGCGCCGAACGGCGCCGCGTCCTGCACGCGGCGGTCCGCCGCACCCCGGGCAACTGCCCCCGCCTCCTGACCGCTCTGCTCTCGCCCGAGGACCCCACCTACCGGGAAATCGCAGGGGAGTTGGATATCTCACAGGGCAGCCTGGGACCGATGCGTTCCCGTTGCCTGGGATGCCTGCGCAGAATGCTGGCGGCGGAGGTTGCCGCTCCTGAACGAGGGGGAAAGGAGCGGTAG
- a CDS encoding MFS transporter produces MGRWLALAVLVLAVLLVAVDATVLGLATPFLSEDLKPTGTQLLWIGDIYSFVIAGLLVSMGSLGDRIGRKKLLLSGAVAFGAVSVLNAYASSPEMMILARALLGIAGATLMPSTLALIRNIFHDPRERSLAVGIWGAAASAGTAVGPVVGGFLLENFWWGSVFLINLPVMAVLVLVGIKLLPESRDPDPGPWDLVSVGLSLVGVVAVVYAVKEAAVNGFRWDIAVAAVLGVGALVWFVRRQRTLDSPLLDIRLFHHRGFSGAVLADLLTILGLSGLVFFLSQFLQLVQQRSPLEAGLIELPAAVGAVGTGLAAGTIARRTSVRGAVAGGLAAVGLALAACVLLGAETGVVSLGLALFVGGLGAGLAFTVTADVILSSVPKEQAGAASAVSETAYELGAALGIALLGSVVTGIYRGFQVPAGVPAEIAAEAHDSLGGAVEAAGRLPSEQAHVMLGAARDAFTSGFQAAAGVGAVVLFATATAAWFLLRGQHLAETPEP; encoded by the coding sequence ATGGGCCGCTGGCTCGCGCTCGCGGTACTCGTCCTCGCCGTGCTGCTCGTCGCCGTCGACGCGACCGTGCTCGGCCTCGCCACGCCCTTCCTGAGCGAAGACCTGAAGCCGACCGGCACTCAGCTGCTGTGGATCGGCGACATCTACTCGTTCGTCATCGCCGGACTCCTCGTCTCCATGGGCAGCCTCGGCGACCGCATCGGCCGCAAGAAGCTCCTGCTCTCGGGGGCCGTGGCCTTCGGCGCGGTGTCCGTGCTCAACGCGTACGCGTCGAGCCCCGAGATGATGATCCTGGCCAGGGCCCTGCTCGGCATCGCGGGCGCGACCCTGATGCCGTCCACGCTCGCCCTGATCCGCAACATCTTCCACGACCCCAGGGAGCGCAGCCTCGCCGTCGGCATCTGGGGCGCGGCCGCCTCCGCGGGCACGGCGGTCGGGCCGGTCGTCGGCGGTTTCCTCCTGGAGAACTTCTGGTGGGGCTCGGTCTTCCTCATCAACCTGCCGGTCATGGCCGTCCTCGTCCTCGTCGGCATCAAGCTGCTGCCCGAGTCGCGCGACCCCGACCCGGGGCCCTGGGACCTCGTCAGCGTGGGTCTCTCCCTGGTCGGCGTCGTCGCCGTCGTATACGCGGTGAAGGAGGCCGCGGTCAACGGGTTCCGCTGGGACATCGCGGTCGCCGCGGTGCTGGGCGTCGGCGCGCTGGTCTGGTTCGTACGCCGCCAGCGCACGCTCGACTCGCCGCTCCTGGACATCCGGCTCTTCCACCACCGGGGCTTCTCCGGGGCCGTGCTCGCCGATCTGCTGACCATCCTCGGGCTTTCCGGTCTGGTCTTCTTCCTGTCCCAGTTCCTCCAACTGGTGCAGCAGCGCTCGCCGTTGGAGGCAGGACTCATCGAACTGCCCGCGGCGGTGGGGGCGGTGGGCACGGGGCTCGCGGCCGGCACGATCGCCCGCAGGACCTCGGTGCGCGGGGCCGTCGCGGGCGGGCTCGCGGCCGTGGGCCTCGCGCTCGCCGCGTGTGTCCTGCTCGGCGCGGAGACCGGCGTCGTCTCGCTCGGCCTCGCCCTGTTCGTGGGCGGCCTCGGCGCGGGCCTCGCCTTCACGGTGACGGCCGACGTCATCCTCTCCAGCGTGCCCAAGGAGCAGGCCGGAGCGGCGTCGGCGGTCTCGGAGACGGCGTACGAGCTCGGCGCGGCGCTCGGCATCGCGCTGCTCGGCTCGGTGGTGACCGGGATCTACCGGGGTTTCCAGGTGCCGGCCGGCGTTCCCGCGGAGATCGCGGCCGAGGCGCACGACTCGCTCGGCGGGGCGGTGGAGGCGGCCGGGCGGCTGCCTTCGGAGCAGGCGCACGTGATGCTGGGGGCGGCGCGGGACGCGTTCACCTCCGGGTTCCAGGCGGCGGCGGGGGTGGGGGCGGTCGTCCTCTTCGCCACGGCGACGGCGGCGTGGTTCCTGCTCCGCGGCCAACACCTGGCCGAAACCCCCGAACCCTGA
- a CDS encoding methionine ABC transporter permease codes for MSWSEMQPLLSQGTYDSLYMVLWATVVTIGLGLPLGVLLVLTDKGGLLQNRPVNKVIGVIVNIGRSLPFIILLIALIPFTTWAVGTFIGPSAMIVPLSIGAIPFFARLVETSVREVDHGLVEAVQSMGGGIPTIVWKALLPQALPSLVSAITTTVITLVSYSALAGAVGGGGLGSVAITYGYQRFETNFMLVTVAVLIAIVTVIQLLGDGVVRLLARRGRTS; via the coding sequence GTGAGCTGGTCGGAGATGCAGCCGCTGCTGTCGCAGGGCACGTACGACAGCCTCTACATGGTTCTGTGGGCGACCGTCGTCACCATCGGACTCGGGCTGCCGCTCGGTGTGCTGCTCGTCCTCACCGACAAGGGCGGCCTGCTCCAGAACCGTCCGGTGAACAAGGTCATCGGCGTGATCGTGAACATCGGCCGCTCGCTGCCGTTCATCATCCTGCTGATCGCCCTGATCCCGTTCACCACCTGGGCCGTCGGCACCTTCATCGGACCGAGCGCCATGATCGTGCCGCTCTCCATCGGCGCCATCCCGTTCTTCGCGCGCCTCGTGGAGACCTCCGTGCGCGAGGTCGACCACGGGCTCGTCGAGGCCGTGCAGTCCATGGGCGGCGGCATCCCCACCATCGTGTGGAAGGCGCTGCTCCCGCAGGCCCTGCCCTCGCTGGTGTCCGCGATCACCACCACGGTGATCACGCTCGTCAGCTACTCCGCGCTCGCCGGCGCGGTCGGCGGCGGCGGGCTCGGCTCGGTCGCCATCACCTACGGCTACCAGCGCTTCGAGACCAACTTCATGCTCGTCACGGTGGCCGTCCTGATCGCCATCGTCACCGTGATCCAGCTGCTCGGCGACGGCGTCGTACGCCTGCTCGCCCGCCGCGGCCGGACCTCCTGA